In one Cercospora beticola chromosome 1, complete sequence genomic region, the following are encoded:
- a CDS encoding uncharacterized protein (MEROPS:MER0033274): MIDHILGRPSTRFRKYQVLAVVVFWSLYLRKFKRHGPPGVDRFSRWLSQRFTMHQALVVSCMALYVSRNFARVVGLESPEPLANLYDKKFFRATWVTTALDAGFWTAMHLRPKWLRHICEIMFTLYYLVCAEQADEMVRRVRGDLRVDHLRVSWNKPNTPVLKFLTSLMRPRLMKYEPKKIRIHRPRDSDYKEPIEAWLYFNGSDTELRRQREIVLDIPGGGFVAMDPRCHDDKLMHWAGKLGCPVLALDYKKAPDECYPYQLYECYDAYYQLITTRGRCINLSGEHVPKIIISGDSAGGNLAAGLVLMILDEKSQHSTWHTGFIPNTLPPPEAVVLIYPALELNIGIWMSDEHLALMNSLKRNKDDKRVLDRKVQDYRRIDRTTPYTSDAEDSDDTVTPNPRKKSVVAVQPEKRMKTRLAMSSVISYTNDRIISPEMLRAMIIVYIGPHRRPDFTTDYWLSPVRAPEELLAKFPKTFLICGERDPLVDDTQIFAGRLRQAKLLEFERQKEVGLVSEDAKFNDDDHFKKIIVPQISHGFLQFVSLYHDGWEWINECRRFMQEAFIESYNKEQPSSVASNGGTDYFSNPRGTTPSRRGSHGSESERPLEIPSKFRMTKIENGGVVSPSAKRRHHSRNGSGGGRYSSQANGSSSSASAGSASNSRRNGMRWRRYHHMSGAVSPSTSRSVVNRLASSEDLLERRMRGMTGPLLGDVKDDD, from the exons ATGATAG ACCACATCCTGGGTCGCCCATCGACCCGCTTTCGCAAATACCAAgtcctcgccgtcgtcgtcttctggaGCCTCTACCTCCGCAAATTCAAACGACATGGCCCTCCAGGCGTCGATCGATTCTCACGATGGCTCTCCCAACGCTTCACCATGCACCAAGCCCTCGTCGTATCCTGCATGGCCCTCTACGTGTCGCGGAACTTTGCAAGAGTCGTGGGCTTGGAGTCTCCAGAGCCGTTGGCGAATCTCTACGATAAAAAGTTCTTTAGAGCGACATGGGTTACAACGGCGTTGGATGCGGGTTTCTGGACAGCGATGCATTTGAGGCCGAAGTGGCTGAGGCATATTTGCGAGATTATGTTTACGCTGTATTATTTGGTTTGTGCGGAGCAAGCGGATGAGATGGTGAGGAGGGTGAGAGGTGATTTACGAGTGGATCATTTGAGGGTTAGTTGGAATAAACCCAATACGCCTGTGCTCAAATTCTTGACGAGCTTGATGAGGCCGAGGTTGATGAAGTATGAGCCTAAGAAGATCAGGATTCACAGACCAAGGGACAGTGATTACAAGGAGCCTATTGAGGCGTGGTTGTATTTCAATGGATCGGATACGGAGCTGCGACGACAACGAGAGATTGTGCTGGATATACCTGGAGGTGGGTTTGTGGCTATGGATCCTCGATGTCACGATGACAAGTTGATGCACTGGGCTGGAAAGCTTGGATGTCCGGTTTTGGCTCTCGACTACAAGAAGGCACCGGATGAGTGCTATCCTTACCAGCTGTATGAGTGCTACGACGCTTACTATCAGTTGATCACGACCCGAGGACGGTGCATCAATTTATCTGGAGAGCATGTTCCGAAGATCATCATCAGTGGAGATAGCGCAGGCGGAAATCTGGCTGCGGGTCTTGTACTCATGATTTTGGACGAGAAGTCTCAACATTCGACCTGGCATACAGGCTTCATACCGAACACGCTTCCGCCCCCTGAGGCAGTGGTGCTGATATACCCAGCCCTTGAGCTCAATATCGGTATCTGGATGTCGGACGAACATCTGGCTCTCATGAATTCGCTGAAACGCAACAAGGACGACAAACGGGTGCTTGATCGCAAAGTCCAAGACTATCGCCGCATAGATCGCACAACGCCATACACTTCAGACGCAGAGGACTCGGACGATACAGTGACTCCGAACCCTAGGAAGAAATCAGTCGTGGCGGTACAGCCCGAGAAGCGAATGAAGACTCGACTGGCCATGAGCAGCGTCATATCATACACGAACGACCGCATCATCAGCCCTGAGATGCTTCGTGCCATGATCATCGTCTACATCGGCCCTCACCGAAGACCCGACTTTACAACTGATTACTGGCTCTCACCCGTAAGAGCGCCCGAAGAACTCCTAGCGAAATTCCCAAAGACCTTCCTCATATGCGGTGAACGCGACCCACTAGTGGACGACACCCAAATCTTCGCCGGCCGCCTCCGACAAGCCAAATTACTCGAATTCGAACGTCAAAAAGAAGTCGGGCTCGTGAGCGAAGACGCGAAATTCAACGACGATGACCATTTTAAGAAAATCATCGTCCCGCAAATCAGCCATGGTTTCCTACAATTCGTCAGCCTTTACCACGATGGTTGGGAATGGATCAACGAATGTCGAAGATTCATGCAAGAGGCTTTTATCGAATCGTATAACAAAGAACAACCTTCTTCTGTTGCATCGAATGGCGGAACGGATTATTTTTCGAATCCGAGAGGAACGACGCCTTCGAGACGGGGGTCGCATGGGTCGGAGAGTGAGAGGCCATTGGAAATTCCGTCCAAGTTTCGGATGACGAAGATTGAGAATGGAGGGGTGGTTTCGCCGTCTGCGAAGAGGAGACATCATTCGAGGAATGGGAGTGGTGGGGGGAGGTATTCGAGTCAGGCGAATgggtcgtcttcttctgcttctgcgggTAGTGCGTCGAATTCGAGGAGGAATGGGATGAGGTGGAGACGGTATCATCATATGTCTGGGGCGGTGAGTCCGAGTACGAGTCGGAGTGTTGTGAATCGGTTGGCGAGTTCGGAGGATTTGTtggagaggaggatgcgTGGGATGACGGGGCCGCTGTTGGGGGATGTTAAAGATGATGATTGA